The following proteins are co-located in the Nonlabens ponticola genome:
- a CDS encoding S41 family peptidase, protein MKKRYIFYPLFLGLFMAAGILLGHYLSYNGMDNSLMATTSVQKRKLNRLIDIIDQRYVDEVNTDSIVDVTVNDILGNLDPHSVYIPNDQAADAATDLRGNFVGIGIRYFVNQDTISVLSTIKDGPSREAGIKSGDKILYLDGQPLFGEDKLSTDALKGEKGSEITLGVLQPGFDEIINVPVTRGNVAIESIDAAYMLTDKLGYIKVNRFAETTTEEFDVAIEKLKNEGASEIAVDLRDNSGGVLSAALSMADEFLREDQLILFQKDRENQRKNSYASSDGDFEDKQVYILINENSASASEIVAGALQDNDKGTIIGRRSFGKGLVQQEMQLGDGSAVRITVARYYTPTGRSIQRPYDTGNEDYYNEYIERFENGEMQDENNIEVNDSLKFTTPAGKVVYGGGGIIPDVFVPAPSSFAEQTLEYFARTGYADRIANDFLQNEGKDLRKLPKNEFIENYKIPRSLIDEFMASARRNQRSLRLNKYRDYLALLLKASLAEQLYGTDVKIMMLNSQDTMILKLKELSAAN, encoded by the coding sequence ATGAAAAAACGCTACATCTTTTATCCCTTATTCCTAGGACTTTTTATGGCCGCTGGTATCCTGCTAGGTCATTATTTGTCTTATAATGGAATGGATAATAGTTTGATGGCGACCACCAGTGTGCAAAAACGTAAACTCAACAGGCTTATCGATATCATCGACCAGCGATACGTGGATGAGGTCAACACTGATAGCATTGTAGATGTCACAGTAAACGATATTCTAGGAAATCTCGATCCACATAGTGTTTACATACCCAACGATCAGGCAGCCGATGCTGCTACAGATTTGCGCGGGAATTTCGTGGGTATCGGTATAAGGTATTTCGTTAATCAGGATACCATTTCAGTACTCTCAACTATTAAGGATGGACCCAGTCGTGAGGCAGGCATAAAGAGTGGCGACAAGATTCTCTATCTAGACGGGCAACCATTATTTGGAGAAGATAAGCTAAGCACTGATGCGTTAAAAGGTGAAAAAGGAAGCGAGATCACATTAGGTGTATTGCAACCTGGATTTGATGAGATCATCAATGTTCCTGTAACTCGCGGTAATGTTGCTATTGAGAGCATTGACGCTGCCTACATGCTTACCGATAAGTTAGGTTACATAAAGGTCAACCGCTTTGCAGAAACTACTACCGAAGAGTTTGACGTAGCGATTGAGAAATTAAAAAATGAAGGTGCGAGCGAAATCGCGGTAGATTTAAGAGATAATTCTGGTGGTGTTCTAAGTGCAGCACTTAGCATGGCAGATGAATTCCTGCGTGAAGATCAATTGATCCTATTTCAAAAGGATCGAGAAAACCAGCGTAAGAACAGTTATGCTTCTAGCGATGGAGATTTTGAAGATAAGCAGGTTTATATCTTGATAAACGAGAATAGTGCGAGTGCCAGCGAGATTGTTGCCGGTGCGTTGCAGGATAATGATAAGGGCACCATTATAGGTCGCCGCAGCTTTGGTAAAGGTCTTGTACAACAGGAAATGCAATTGGGCGATGGTAGTGCGGTGCGCATCACGGTTGCTAGATATTACACGCCTACGGGTCGCAGCATTCAGCGACCATATGACACAGGTAACGAGGACTATTATAACGAGTACATTGAGCGTTTTGAAAATGGAGAGATGCAGGATGAAAATAATATTGAGGTAAACGATTCTCTAAAATTCACCACGCCAGCTGGTAAGGTCGTTTACGGCGGTGGTGGCATTATTCCAGATGTGTTTGTTCCAGCACCTTCAAGTTTTGCAGAACAAACGTTGGAGTATTTTGCAAGAACAGGTTATGCCGATCGTATCGCTAACGATTTTCTACAAAATGAAGGCAAGGATTTGAGAAAGTTACCAAAAAACGAGTTTATTGAGAACTATAAGATACCACGCAGTTTGATTGATGAGTTCATGGCAAGTGCTAGAAGAAATCAGCGGTCACTGCGCTTGAATAAATACCGGGATTATCTTGCATTATTGCTCAAAGCATCGCTGGCCGAGCAATTATACGGTACTGATGTGAAAATAATGATGCTCAACTCTCAAGACACCATGATTCTTAAACTAAAAGAATTGAGCGCAGCAAACTAA
- a CDS encoding MarC family protein, with protein MNFSLISDFFIAIDFKEIFTASMILFAVIDIVGSIPIIVDLRRKVGHIQSEKASVVAGLLMIVFMFVGESMLSLIGIDVNSFAVAGAFIIFFIALEMILGVQLYKDDQPETAAIIPIAFPLIAGAGTLTSVLSLRSEYAAVNIIIAILVNILFVYIVLKNSGRIEKVLGKQGINVVRKIFGVILLAIAVKLFATNIKELF; from the coding sequence ATGAATTTTAGCCTGATTTCTGACTTTTTTATTGCCATAGATTTCAAAGAGATCTTTACTGCAAGTATGATACTCTTTGCCGTGATTGATATCGTGGGCAGTATTCCTATAATAGTGGATCTGCGACGCAAGGTAGGTCACATTCAAAGTGAAAAAGCTAGTGTCGTTGCTGGACTATTGATGATTGTATTCATGTTTGTGGGTGAGAGCATGCTGTCGCTTATTGGGATTGACGTCAACTCCTTTGCAGTAGCTGGTGCTTTTATCATCTTTTTTATTGCGCTCGAGATGATTCTAGGTGTACAACTATACAAGGATGATCAGCCAGAAACCGCGGCCATCATTCCTATCGCTTTCCCTTTGATTGCTGGTGCCGGTACGCTTACCTCTGTACTTTCCTTGAGATCAGAATATGCCGCGGTGAACATCATAATCGCGATTTTGGTCAACATCTTATTTGTGTACATAGTACTCAAGAACTCTGGACGAATTGAGAAAGTCCTAGGAAAACAAGGGATCAATGTGGTTAGAAAAATCTTCGGTGTTATCTTGCTGGCGATAGCTGTAAAGCTATTTGCGACTAACATTAAAGAACTCTTTTAA
- a CDS encoding DUF3109 family protein, with translation MFQLGKTIVSDDVLEKDFVCNLTACKGVCCVAGEAGAPLDRDELDILDREYEKVKPYLRPEGIAAIEQQGTWIERENGELETPLVDGAECAYTLFKEDGTALCGIEAAYRDGATQYYKPLSCHLYPVRLQEYTDFVAVNYHKWQICDDACELGEELGVPVYKFLKEPLIRKFGPTWYAELEEIAEMKNNS, from the coding sequence ATGTTTCAGCTAGGGAAGACGATAGTTTCTGATGATGTTTTAGAAAAAGACTTTGTTTGCAATCTCACTGCCTGCAAAGGTGTTTGTTGTGTTGCTGGTGAAGCTGGAGCTCCTCTTGATCGCGATGAACTCGATATTCTAGATCGTGAGTACGAGAAAGTTAAGCCATACTTGAGACCTGAAGGAATTGCTGCCATTGAGCAACAAGGAACATGGATCGAGCGTGAGAATGGCGAGCTAGAAACTCCTCTAGTTGATGGTGCAGAATGTGCATATACGCTATTTAAGGAAGATGGAACGGCACTTTGCGGAATTGAAGCAGCCTATCGCGATGGTGCGACTCAATATTACAAACCACTATCCTGCCATTTATATCCAGTAAGATTACAGGAATACACAGATTTTGTAGCCGTCAACTATCATAAATGGCAAATCTGTGACGACGCCTGTGAGCTAGGTGAAGAATTAGGTGTGCCTGTCTATAAATTTTTAAAAGAGCCTTTAATTAGAAAATTTGGTCCAACTTGGTATGCAGAGTTGGAAGAGATTGCGGAGATGAAGAATAATAGTTAG
- a CDS encoding ribonucleoside-diphosphate reductase subunit alpha produces the protein MKEQNTTTKQVQDAKVDANQKLVDARKAALNAAKPQEDGGFKWLNENSRKFLEAGYLTPGATPESRIREIAERAETILGIPGYADKFYGYMSEGFYSLASPVWSNFGKRRGLPISCFGSHIDDDIGNILYSQSEVGMMSKLGGGTSGYFGKIRHRGAAIKNNGEASGAVHIMRLFESMVDVVSQGSVRRGRFSPYLPVEHPDINEFLEIGTEGNPIQELTHGVTVTNEWMEQMIEGDEKKRTIWARVLQSRGEMGYPYIFFTDNANNNAADVYQDKKMPIYASNLCTEIMLPSSDKYSFVCVLSSINLLHYDKWKNTDAVETMVYFLDAVITEFLEKLEAYRDSDKLEDQQTFLFMERAYNFAKENRSLGLGALGWHSLLQSRRHAFNSKEAYDLNSEIFKTLKEKSYKASEELAQKFGEPELLKGYGRRNATLNAVAPTTSSAFILGQVSQGIEPIWSNIYVKDIAKIKTTIKNPFLVELLEEKGMNTQEVWRDIRDHDGSVQHLDFLTENEKAVFMTYSELDQMDIIYQAANRQNHIDQGQSVNIIVHPEMATKDVNKIHITAWKLGLKSLYYQHSMNAAQKFKQKKECASCEA, from the coding sequence ATGAAAGAACAGAATACCACGACAAAACAAGTACAAGACGCAAAGGTTGATGCCAACCAGAAACTAGTTGATGCTAGAAAAGCAGCACTAAACGCTGCAAAGCCGCAAGAAGATGGCGGTTTTAAATGGCTTAATGAGAATAGTCGCAAATTTCTAGAAGCTGGATATTTGACACCAGGCGCGACACCAGAAAGTCGTATAAGAGAAATCGCAGAGCGTGCAGAAACCATTCTAGGTATTCCAGGCTATGCAGACAAGTTCTATGGTTACATGAGTGAAGGTTTCTACTCACTTGCGTCGCCAGTATGGTCCAACTTTGGTAAGCGTCGTGGCTTGCCTATTAGTTGTTTTGGTTCTCACATTGATGATGATATAGGTAACATCCTATACTCACAGTCTGAGGTCGGGATGATGTCAAAGCTAGGTGGTGGTACTTCTGGTTACTTTGGTAAAATACGCCATCGTGGTGCAGCCATTAAAAACAATGGTGAGGCTTCTGGCGCGGTTCACATCATGAGATTATTTGAATCCATGGTGGATGTAGTAAGTCAAGGATCTGTGCGTCGTGGCCGTTTCTCTCCATACCTACCAGTTGAGCATCCAGACATCAATGAATTCCTAGAAATAGGGACTGAAGGTAATCCTATCCAAGAATTAACGCACGGTGTGACCGTGACCAATGAATGGATGGAGCAAATGATAGAAGGTGATGAGAAAAAGCGTACCATCTGGGCACGCGTACTGCAATCACGTGGTGAGATGGGCTATCCATACATTTTCTTTACAGACAATGCCAACAACAATGCGGCAGATGTCTATCAGGATAAAAAGATGCCTATCTATGCCAGCAACCTGTGTACTGAGATCATGCTGCCGTCCAGCGATAAGTACTCTTTTGTTTGTGTATTATCCAGCATCAACCTACTGCATTATGACAAGTGGAAGAATACAGACGCCGTTGAAACAATGGTGTATTTCCTAGATGCGGTAATTACGGAGTTCCTTGAGAAATTAGAGGCTTACCGTGATAGCGACAAACTAGAAGACCAGCAGACATTCCTATTTATGGAACGCGCTTACAATTTTGCTAAGGAGAACCGTTCCCTAGGATTAGGTGCGCTAGGATGGCACTCACTATTACAGTCAAGAAGACATGCCTTTAACAGTAAGGAAGCCTATGACCTGAACAGCGAGATCTTCAAGACGCTTAAAGAGAAAAGTTATAAAGCGAGCGAAGAGTTGGCACAGAAATTTGGCGAGCCAGAATTACTCAAAGGCTATGGCCGTAGAAATGCAACTCTTAACGCTGTGGCACCTACAACATCAAGCGCCTTTATTTTAGGTCAAGTATCGCAAGGTATCGAGCCTATATGGTCCAATATCTATGTGAAAGACATTGCCAAAATCAAGACCACGATAAAGAATCCATTCCTGGTAGAATTGCTGGAAGAAAAAGGCATGAACACTCAAGAAGTGTGGCGCGACATACGCGATCATGATGGTAGCGTGCAGCACCTCGATTTCTTAACCGAGAATGAGAAGGCCGTTTTTATGACCTACAGCGAGCTGGACCAGATGGACATCATCTATCAGGCAGCAAACCGCCAGAATCATATCGATCAAGGACAGTCTGTAAATATCATCGTGCACCCAGAAATGGCTACTAAAGATGTGAACAAAATCCACATCACTGCCTGGAAGCTAGGACTCAAGTCCTTGTACTACCAGCACAGCATGAACGCCGCGCAAAAATTCAAGCAGAAGAAAGAATGTGCTAGCTGCGAGGCGTAA
- a CDS encoding ribonucleotide-diphosphate reductase subunit beta, whose amino-acid sequence MEITQIRKRDFSVKPFDLNNITNAVFKALQAVNTGTQEDAQNVALAVYKTLMKRKDIDPNYIPTIEQVQDIVENRLMETEFHEAAKAYILYRNQRALERKTDIFEKRVNLKPYEYPQLYDYVPAIRHSYWIHTEYNFTSDIQDFKSQLTDVERSAIKNTMLAISQIEVAVKSFWGDLYHRMPKPEIGAVGSTFAESEVRHADAYSHLIEILGLNEEFKALKKKPVIMKRVQYLENALRNSKADDNQSYAEAVLLFSLFIEHVSLFSQFLIIMGFNKHKNMLKGISNVVEATSKEEQIHGDFGIDLIKILREEQPGWFIQEYHDRIKNMCIKSFEAESALVDWIFEEGELDFLPKAVVNEFIKNRFNNSLSSIGIEPVFEIDEELVAQTEWFDDEIIATKHGDFFVKRSINYTKRAQSVTKDDLF is encoded by the coding sequence ATGGAAATTACACAGATTAGGAAAAGAGACTTTAGCGTTAAACCGTTTGACCTCAACAACATAACAAATGCGGTGTTCAAGGCCTTGCAAGCAGTGAATACAGGTACGCAAGAAGACGCCCAAAACGTGGCGCTTGCGGTTTATAAAACTTTGATGAAACGCAAGGATATTGATCCTAATTATATACCTACCATCGAGCAGGTTCAAGACATCGTCGAGAACAGACTCATGGAGACAGAATTTCATGAAGCTGCCAAAGCCTATATCCTATACCGTAATCAACGCGCGCTGGAACGCAAGACAGACATCTTTGAGAAGCGCGTGAACCTCAAGCCGTATGAGTATCCACAATTATATGATTATGTACCTGCGATAAGACACAGCTACTGGATCCATACAGAGTATAATTTTACCAGCGATATCCAGGACTTTAAATCACAATTGACTGATGTTGAGCGCAGCGCGATTAAGAACACCATGCTTGCGATCTCTCAAATTGAAGTGGCCGTCAAGTCATTTTGGGGTGATTTGTACCACCGCATGCCTAAGCCAGAGATAGGTGCCGTGGGCAGCACATTTGCAGAAAGTGAAGTGCGCCACGCAGATGCCTACTCACACCTCATCGAGATTCTAGGCTTGAATGAAGAGTTCAAGGCGCTTAAAAAGAAGCCGGTCATCATGAAGCGAGTGCAGTATCTTGAGAATGCATTGCGCAACTCAAAGGCAGACGATAATCAGAGCTATGCAGAAGCTGTACTGCTGTTCTCATTATTTATCGAGCACGTATCACTATTCTCACAATTCCTAATCATCATGGGCTTTAACAAGCACAAGAATATGTTGAAGGGAATTTCTAATGTGGTTGAGGCAACGAGTAAAGAGGAGCAAATCCACGGTGACTTTGGTATCGACTTGATCAAGATCTTGCGTGAGGAGCAACCAGGATGGTTTATTCAAGAATACCACGACCGCATAAAAAACATGTGTATCAAATCCTTTGAGGCAGAAAGCGCCCTTGTGGACTGGATATTTGAAGAAGGTGAACTAGACTTCTTGCCTAAAGCGGTCGTGAATGAATTCATCAAGAACAGATTCAACAATTCCCTATCAAGCATAGGCATCGAGCCAGTATTTGAGATCGATGAAGAGCTTGTCGCACAAACAGAATGGTTTGACGACGAGATTATTGCAACAAAACATGGAGACTTCTTTGTGAAGAGATCCATCAACTATACCAAGAGAGCACAAAGTGTAACCAAAGACGACCTATTTTAA
- a CDS encoding ferritin-like domain-containing protein, whose product MNYTDKVGNKLNALLEKNYDAEAGYKLAAEKVQNMRLKEFFKTQTQERYNFGHELKEELKSFGQEPDKGTSIKGDLHRTWMNIKSTFTSDNEEAILEEAIRGEKAAIEEYNEIISETTLPPSTKNVLTKHRDNIQTALNRVNAMEEMF is encoded by the coding sequence ATGAATTATACAGATAAAGTAGGAAACAAATTAAACGCATTACTCGAGAAAAACTATGATGCAGAAGCTGGCTATAAACTAGCAGCCGAGAAGGTACAAAACATGAGATTGAAAGAATTTTTCAAGACACAAACTCAAGAGCGTTATAATTTTGGTCATGAATTGAAAGAGGAACTTAAAAGCTTCGGGCAAGAGCCGGATAAAGGAACGAGTATTAAAGGTGATTTACACAGAACGTGGATGAATATCAAATCAACTTTTACGAGTGATAATGAGGAGGCGATTCTTGAGGAAGCTATAAGAGGAGAAAAAGCAGCAATCGAGGAATACAATGAAATTATTAGTGAGACTACATTGCCGCCATCAACTAAAAATGTGTTGACAAAGCATAGAGATAATATCCAGACAGCATTGAATAGAGTAAATGCCATGGAAGAGATGTTCTAG
- the dnaE gene encoding DNA polymerase III subunit alpha: protein MYLIFDTETTGLPKRWDLPYTEVDNWPRVVQIAWQLHDGLGNMIDHQDYLIKPDGYDIPYDSEQIHGISTALAQDQGLPLQEVLAKFNDALAMTTFVVGHNLEFDLNVTGAEFIRANIANDLHKLPVLDTCTEDTARLCQIPGGRGGKFKLPTLTEIYKFLFNQEFSEAHNATADVEATTRVFLELIRQQQFSLASLKQAAGYFVSFRESNPTTIQPAGIEHVNLKKASARLATSSSNQITDQEIEENLDELSSAPFAHLHNHSQFSILQSTASVQDLVHAAAANDMPAVAMTDHANMMGAFHFVKAVKSYNASLTSDENMQEKKPIKAIIGCEFQVCEDMYDKSFKDNGYQIVLLAKNKNGYHNISKMSSLAYTEGFYYVPRIDKKLIEQYKEDIIVLTGNLYGEVPSKILNIGEKQAEEALIWWKEQFADDLYVELMRHDQEDEQRANAVLIDLARKHDVKLVATNNTYYIHKEDANAHDILLCVKDNEKQATPIGRGRGYRYGLPNQEYYFKSSDEMKQIFKDLPEAILNVAEVVDKIESYELARDVLLPKFDIPAEFIDERDEHDNENRGENAYLRHLTYEGAAKRYGELTDEIKERLDFELQTIKKTGYPGYFLITWDFIKAAREMDVAVGPGRGSAAGSAVAYCLWITNVDPIHYDLLFERFLNPDRVSMPDIDIDFDDENRGKVMDYVIEKYGSDQVAQIITYGTMAAKSSIRDTSRVLDLPLGDADRIAKLIPDFAKLKKIFALEPNKISGAFRSDDAEMVRELIQISEGTDLAAETLKQARILEGSVRNTGVHACGVIITPDALTNFVPIATAKNSDLYVTQFDNNVVESAGLLKMDFLGLKTLSQIKDTVAIIKERHGMELDIEAIPLDDDKTYELFQRGETVGIFQYESAGMQKYMRDLKPTQFADLIAMNALYRPGPLEYIPDFIDRKHGRKEITYDLPAMEEYLEETYGITVYQEQVMLLSQKLANFSKGDADVLRKAMGKKQMATLQKMKPQFLDAGEGNGHDREILEKVWKDWEAFASYAFNKSHSTCYAWIGYQTAYLKANYPAEFMAATLSNNMNQIKDVTKFMDECRRMGLDVLGPDVNESNYKFTVNKNGAVRFGMGAVKGLGHSAVMTIIENRKEAPYHSIFDMAKRIDLRAANKKSFEALALSGGFDGLGGDNRAQFFHTSDNGQIFLESVVKYAQRFQENENSAQVSLFGEASEVQIPEPQLPICEEWGTMEKLKREKEVVGIYISGHPLDDYKKEIEFFCNSNLESLQDLNLVVNRELSFCGVITECQHRMTKANKPWGTFVLEDYKDTYEFRMFNEEYLKFRHFLVPNTFLHARIKVQQGWIDKNTGKPRDPRINFLEMQQLQDVMTGAAQSLTIQLHASEVMEKRVEMLKEVLEKHRGDHHLYFNLKDYEEKISINMSSKLQKVNVTAELLEILDKEDISYNVNQ from the coding sequence ATGTACCTAATATTTGATACCGAGACTACTGGACTGCCTAAACGTTGGGATCTTCCCTATACTGAAGTTGATAACTGGCCTCGAGTAGTTCAAATTGCATGGCAACTGCATGACGGTCTAGGTAACATGATTGACCACCAAGATTACCTTATAAAACCTGATGGTTATGATATTCCTTACGATTCAGAGCAAATCCATGGTATCTCTACCGCACTAGCTCAAGATCAAGGATTACCCTTGCAAGAAGTGCTGGCAAAATTCAATGATGCACTGGCGATGACCACCTTTGTTGTGGGTCACAACCTAGAATTTGACCTTAACGTCACTGGTGCAGAATTTATACGTGCTAACATTGCAAACGATCTACACAAATTGCCGGTACTTGATACCTGTACTGAAGATACTGCGAGATTATGCCAGATTCCAGGTGGCCGTGGCGGTAAGTTCAAACTGCCTACACTTACTGAGATCTACAAGTTTCTGTTTAATCAGGAATTTAGCGAGGCACACAATGCCACTGCAGATGTTGAGGCGACTACTAGGGTATTCCTAGAGCTCATAAGGCAACAACAATTCTCGCTAGCTAGTTTAAAGCAGGCAGCTGGGTACTTTGTTAGCTTTCGCGAAAGCAACCCAACCACCATCCAACCTGCAGGCATCGAGCATGTGAACTTGAAAAAGGCATCTGCACGCCTGGCAACAAGTTCCTCAAACCAGATTACCGATCAAGAAATTGAAGAGAATCTGGACGAGTTGAGTAGCGCGCCATTTGCCCATTTACACAACCACAGTCAATTCTCGATTTTACAATCTACAGCCAGCGTTCAAGATCTAGTACATGCCGCGGCGGCTAATGATATGCCAGCCGTTGCCATGACGGACCATGCCAATATGATGGGCGCCTTTCATTTTGTAAAGGCGGTGAAATCATATAACGCCAGTCTCACATCAGACGAGAACATGCAAGAAAAGAAACCTATCAAGGCTATCATAGGTTGTGAGTTTCAAGTTTGTGAGGACATGTATGATAAGTCTTTTAAAGACAATGGTTATCAAATAGTGCTGCTTGCCAAAAACAAAAATGGCTACCACAACATTTCCAAAATGTCGAGTCTAGCTTACACAGAAGGCTTTTACTATGTGCCTCGCATTGATAAAAAGTTGATCGAGCAGTACAAGGAAGATATTATTGTGCTGACAGGAAACTTGTACGGCGAGGTACCATCAAAAATCCTAAACATAGGAGAGAAGCAGGCAGAAGAAGCACTCATCTGGTGGAAAGAACAGTTTGCAGATGATTTGTATGTAGAACTCATGCGTCATGATCAAGAAGATGAACAGCGTGCGAATGCGGTTCTCATTGATCTAGCTCGCAAACACGATGTAAAGCTGGTCGCTACAAACAACACCTATTATATACATAAGGAAGATGCCAATGCACACGATATTTTATTATGTGTCAAGGATAATGAGAAGCAGGCCACACCTATAGGTCGCGGTCGCGGTTATCGCTATGGATTGCCCAATCAGGAGTACTACTTCAAGTCCAGCGATGAGATGAAGCAAATTTTCAAGGATCTGCCCGAGGCTATTTTAAACGTTGCTGAGGTAGTAGATAAGATCGAATCCTATGAACTGGCACGCGATGTTTTGCTACCCAAGTTTGATATCCCTGCAGAGTTCATCGATGAGCGCGATGAGCACGATAATGAGAATCGTGGTGAGAATGCCTATTTGAGACATCTTACCTATGAAGGTGCGGCAAAGCGTTATGGCGAGCTGACTGATGAAATAAAGGAACGACTAGATTTTGAGTTACAAACCATCAAGAAAACCGGTTATCCAGGTTATTTCTTGATTACTTGGGACTTTATAAAAGCCGCTAGAGAAATGGATGTGGCCGTAGGTCCAGGTCGTGGATCTGCTGCTGGTAGTGCGGTGGCGTACTGCTTATGGATTACAAATGTTGATCCAATACATTACGATCTACTTTTTGAGCGTTTCTTGAATCCAGATCGTGTATCGATGCCCGATATTGACATTGACTTTGACGATGAGAATCGTGGTAAGGTCATGGATTACGTCATCGAGAAGTATGGTAGCGATCAAGTCGCGCAAATCATCACTTATGGTACCATGGCGGCAAAATCCAGCATACGCGATACTTCTCGCGTACTCGATTTACCTCTAGGCGATGCCGATAGAATCGCAAAGCTGATTCCAGATTTTGCCAAACTCAAAAAGATTTTTGCGTTAGAACCTAACAAGATAAGCGGCGCTTTCCGTAGTGATGATGCAGAGATGGTGCGCGAACTTATCCAGATAAGTGAAGGCACAGATCTTGCTGCCGAGACCTTGAAACAAGCTAGAATCCTAGAAGGATCTGTGCGCAATACAGGCGTGCATGCCTGTGGTGTGATTATCACACCAGATGCGCTGACCAATTTTGTACCTATCGCCACTGCCAAAAACTCTGACCTGTACGTCACGCAGTTTGACAACAACGTTGTGGAAAGCGCTGGCCTGCTTAAAATGGACTTCTTGGGACTCAAAACCTTAAGTCAGATTAAGGATACGGTAGCTATTATAAAAGAGCGCCATGGAATGGAACTCGATATAGAAGCCATACCGCTGGATGATGATAAGACCTATGAGCTATTTCAGCGAGGTGAGACCGTTGGAATATTTCAATATGAAAGTGCTGGTATGCAAAAGTACATGCGTGATCTAAAGCCTACACAGTTTGCCGACTTGATTGCCATGAATGCCTTGTATCGTCCTGGACCACTAGAATACATTCCAGACTTTATTGATCGCAAGCATGGTCGCAAAGAGATCACTTATGACCTGCCAGCGATGGAAGAATACCTTGAGGAAACGTATGGTATCACGGTTTATCAAGAGCAGGTAATGCTACTATCACAAAAGCTGGCAAACTTCTCCAAAGGTGATGCAGATGTTTTGCGTAAAGCCATGGGTAAAAAGCAGATGGCAACACTGCAGAAGATGAAACCACAATTCCTAGATGCTGGTGAAGGCAACGGCCATGATCGCGAGATACTGGAAAAGGTATGGAAAGACTGGGAAGCCTTTGCATCCTATGCCTTTAATAAATCGCACTCGACTTGCTATGCGTGGATAGGTTACCAAACGGCCTATTTAAAGGCCAATTATCCAGCAGAGTTCATGGCGGCAACGCTGTCAAATAACATGAACCAGATCAAGGACGTGACCAAGTTCATGGACGAGTGTCGCCGCATGGGACTGGATGTTTTGGGGCCTGACGTGAATGAGTCAAACTATAAGTTTACTGTAAATAAGAATGGTGCAGTGCGATTTGGAATGGGTGCGGTAAAAGGTCTAGGTCATAGTGCTGTCATGACCATTATTGAGAACAGGAAAGAGGCGCCATACCACAGCATCTTTGATATGGCCAAACGCATTGATTTACGCGCGGCTAATAAAAAGTCTTTTGAAGCACTCGCTTTAAGCGGTGGATTTGATGGTTTAGGTGGTGACAATCGCGCTCAGTTTTTTCATACCAGCGATAATGGTCAGATATTCCTGGAGTCAGTAGTCAAGTATGCACAGCGATTTCAGGAGAATGAGAACAGCGCTCAGGTCAGCCTTTTTGGAGAAGCTAGTGAGGTGCAAATACCAGAGCCGCAATTGCCTATTTGTGAAGAATGGGGCACGATGGAAAAGCTCAAACGAGAGAAAGAGGTTGTGGGCATTTACATATCTGGTCATCCACTAGATGATTATAAAAAGGAGATAGAATTCTTCTGCAATTCTAACCTTGAGAGCTTGCAGGACTTAAATTTAGTCGTGAATCGAGAGCTCAGTTTTTGTGGTGTAATTACAGAGTGCCAGCACCGCATGACCAAGGCCAACAAACCTTGGGGAACGTTTGTTCTCGAGGATTATAAGGATACGTATGAATTCCGCATGTTTAATGAGGAGTATTTAAAATTTAGACACTTTCTCGTTCCTAATACCTTTTTGCATGCACGCATCAAGGTGCAACAAGGCTGGATTGATAAGAACACAGGCAAGCCACGTGATCCACGCATCAACTTCTTGGAGATGCAGCAATTACAGGATGTCATGACGGGCGCTGCGCAATCCTTGACCATCCAGTTACACGCTAGCGAGGTGATGGAGAAACGGGTAGAGATGCTCAAGGAAGTGTTGGAGAAACATCGTGGCGATCACCATTTATATTTTAACCTCAAAGATTATGAGGAGAAAATATCTATCAACATGTCCAGCAAGCTGCAAAAGGTGAACGTCACTGCAGAGTTGCTGGAGATTTTGGATAAAGAAGACATCAGCTATAATGTGAATCAGTAA